The proteins below come from a single Hemibagrus wyckioides isolate EC202008001 linkage group LG22, SWU_Hwy_1.0, whole genome shotgun sequence genomic window:
- the limk2 gene encoding LIM domain kinase 2 — protein MDEQEDPCNSVCAGCRSRIQDAFHVKLHKDFFHNACFRCSECCDLLTNWYYEREGKLYCGKHYWEKFGELCHGCSLLMTGPAMVAGEYRYHPECFVCLRCKVVLEERDTYALVERIKLYCGKCYKQEVLAPMLERRCTADSSPDTLPHTVTLVSMPAAANGKRGFSVSVLRDCSSTTASVHVKEVRGMLISPEVRNAIHVGDRILEINGLPVGTLMEDEVEDLIHRTSQTLQLLIEYDPVRQRLDRLRLGSSLGVPAASRLRLSSPTDGVIERADNDDGTLKRRSLRRSNSICKSPGPASPKEHPILARDISRSESLRASSSCSHRIFRPCDLIHGEVLGKGFFGQAIKVTHKATGEVMVMKELIRCDEETQKTFLKEVKVMRSLDHPNVLKFIGVLYKDKRLNLITEFIEGGTLKDFIRDVDPFPWRQRVSFAKGIASGMSYLHSMSIIHRDLNSHNCLVKLDNTVVVADFGLSRLVMEDKVKQPPPDKPNKMRIFRRIDRKKRYTVVGNPYWMAPEMLNGKRYDEKVDVFSYGIVLCEIIGQVYADPECLPRTLDFGLNVCKFTEKFLPEDCPPAFFPLAVSCCDLAPDNRPAFQKLEDCFEALALNLELGIPLPAELDELQQRLSKPNGSKSGDLSPKSSSSPEHSSLEKDDT, from the exons GTGCTCTGAATGCTGTGATCTCCTGACTAACTGGTACTATGAGCGGGAAGGGAAACTCTACTGTGGAAAACACTACTGGGAGAAATTCGGGGAGCTGTGTCATGGCTGCTCACTGCTAATGACCGGACCAGCTATG GTGGCTGGAGAGTACAGGTATCATCCCGAGTGTTTCGTGTGTCTGAGGTGTAAGGTGGTGCTGGAGGAACGGGATACCTACGCTCTGGTGGAGCGCATCAAACTGTACTG tggcAAATGCTATAAACAGGAGGTTTTGGCACCGATGTTGGAAAGGCGCTGCACGGCTGACTCGTCTCCCGACACGCTGCCTCACACGGTCACTCTGGTGTCCATGCCGGCGGCTGCTAACGGGAAACGAGGCTTCAGCGTTAGCGTGCTCCGGGACTGCAGCAGCACCACAGCCAGCGTGCATGTCAAAGA GGTACGGGGGATGCTGATCAGCCCGGAGGTTCGGAATGCCATCCATGTCGGTGACCGCATCCTGGAGATCAACGGCCTTCCAGTAGGAACGCTGATGGAGGACGAG GTGGAGGATCTCATCCATCGAACCAGTCAGACACTGCAGCTGCTGATTGAGTACGATCCGGTCAGACAGAGACTGGACCGACTTCGCCTGGGCTCGTCCCTGGGCGTTCCTGCAGCGTCACGTCTGCGCCTGTCCTCCCCGACTGACGGAGTGATCGAGAGGGCAGATAACGATGACGGGACGCTGAAGAGGAGATCTCTCAG GCGCAGTAACAGTATCTGTAAGTCCCCAGGGCCTGCTTCTCCTAAGGAGCACCCGATCCTAGCCCGGGACATCAGTCGCTCCGAATCACTCCGAGCCTCCTCCAGCTGCTCCCATCGCATTTTCCGACCTTGCGACCTCATCCACGGAGAGGTGCTCGGCAAGGGATTCTTCGGTCAGGCCATCAAG GTCACCCATAAGGCCACAGGAGAAGTCATGGTCATGAAAGAGCTGATCCGGTGTGATGAAGAGACGCAGAAAACCTTCCTAAAAGAG gtCAAAGTGATGAGGAGTTTAGATCACCCTAACGTCCTGAAGTTTATTGGGGTGTTGTATAAGGACAAGCGGCTCAATCTAATCACAGAGTTCATCGAGGGTGGAACCCTGAAGGACTTCATTAGAGATGTG GACCCGTTCCCATGGAGGCAGAGGGTTAGCTTTGCCAAGGGCATCGCTTCAGGAATG tCATATCTGCACTCGATGAGCATCATCCACAGAGATCTGAACTCACACAACTGCCTGGTAAAACTG GACAACACGGTGGTGGTGGCCGACTTCGGTCTGTCCCGTCTGGTCATGGAGGACAAGGTGAAGCAGCCGCCTCCTGACAAGCCCAACAAGATGCGGATATTCCGTCGCATCGACCGCAAAAAGCGCTACACAGTGGTGGGTAACCCGTACTGGATGGCTCCGGAGATGCTGAACG GTAAACGCTACGACGAGAAGGTGGACGTTTTCTCCTATGGCATTGTGCTCTGCGAG ATCATCGGGCAGGTGTACGCCGATCCCGAGTGTCTGCCCCGCACACTGGACTTCGGGCTCAACGTGTGCAAGTTTACAGAGAAGTTTCTACCTGAAGACTGTCCTCCTGCTTTCTTCCCATTAGCCGTGTCCTGCTGCGACCTCGCTCCTGACAACCG GCCGGCTTTCCAGAAGCTGGAGGACTGTTTCGAGGCTTTGGCTCTAAACCTGGAGCTCGGGATCCCTCTTCCGGCGGAGCTCGATGAGCTGCAGCAGAGACTTTCAAAGCCTAATGGGTCCAAAAGTGGCGATCTGTCCCCAAAATCCAGCTCGTCCCCAGAGCACTCGAGTCTGGAAAAAGACGACACGTAG